In Mycobacterium tuberculosis H37Rv, a single window of DNA contains:
- a CDS encoding DNA-methyltransferase (modification methylase) — protein sequence MAPVTDEQVELVRSLVAAIPLGRVSTYGDIAALTGLSSPRIVGWIMRTDSSDLPWHRVIRASGRPAQHLATRQLELLRAEGVLSVDGRVALSEIRYEFPPG from the coding sequence ATGGCGCCGGTGACCGACGAACAGGTGGAGCTGGTGCGCTCACTGGTCGCGGCCATCCCACTCGGCCGGGTGTCCACCTACGGCGACATCGCAGCTCTCACAGGGCTTTCCAGTCCGCGTATTGTCGGCTGGATTATGCGGACCGATTCCTCGGATCTGCCCTGGCACCGGGTGATCAGAGCCTCCGGGCGCCCAGCACAGCACCTGGCCACCCGGCAGTTGGAGTTGTTGCGCGCAGAGGGCGTTCTCAGTGTTGACGGCCGGGTGGCGCTGAGCGAGATCCGCTATGAGTTTCCGCCGGGCTGA
- a CDS encoding hypothetical protein (A core mycobacterial gene; conserved in mycobacterial strains (See Marmiesse et al., 2004 PMID:14766927).) → MGSTRLTGVNVEPPPEHVLVAFGLAGAQPILLGAGWEGGWRCGEVVLSMVADNARAAWSARVRETLFVDGVRLARPVRSTDGRYVVSGWRADTFVAGAPEPRHDEVVSAAVRLHEATGKLERPRFLTQGPAAPWAEIDVFVAADRAGWEERPLQSVPPGVPTAPPAADPQRSIDLINQLAGLRKPTKSPNQLVHGDLYGTVLFAGTAPPGITDITPYWRPASWAAGVAVVDALSWGAADDGLIERWNALPEWPQMLLRALMFRLAVYALHPRSTAEAFPGLAHTAALVRLVL, encoded by the coding sequence ATGGGCTCTACTAGGCTGACCGGTGTGAATGTCGAGCCGCCGCCCGAGCACGTGTTGGTGGCGTTCGGTTTGGCAGGTGCGCAACCCATCCTGTTGGGTGCCGGTTGGGAAGGTGGCTGGCGATGCGGCGAGGTGGTGTTGTCGATGGTGGCCGACAACGCCCGCGCGGCCTGGTCGGCCCGGGTGCGCGAGACGTTGTTCGTCGACGGCGTACGCCTGGCTCGGCCCGTCCGATCGACCGACGGCCGGTACGTGGTGTCTGGTTGGCGGGCAGACACGTTCGTCGCCGGCGCGCCGGAGCCTAGGCATGATGAGGTCGTCTCGGCGGCGGTGCGGCTGCATGAGGCCACCGGAAAACTGGAACGCCCCCGATTCTTGACCCAGGGACCCGCGGCGCCCTGGGCCGAGATCGATGTGTTCGTCGCCGCAGACCGAGCTGGGTGGGAGGAGCGGCCATTACAGTCGGTCCCACCGGGCGTGCCGACCGCCCCCCCGGCAGCGGACCCCCAGCGATCGATCGATCTGATCAATCAGCTTGCCGGGTTGCGTAAGCCGACCAAGAGCCCGAACCAGCTGGTGCACGGAGATCTTTACGGTACAGTGCTTTTCGCGGGCACCGCCCCTCCAGGGATCACCGACATCACGCCCTACTGGCGGCCCGCATCCTGGGCGGCCGGGGTGGCCGTCGTCGACGCGCTGTCCTGGGGTGCGGCCGACGACGGGCTCATCGAGCGGTGGAACGCGCTGCCGGAGTGGCCCCAGATGTTGTTGCGCGCGTTGATGTTCCGCCTAGCAGTGTACGCGCTGCACCCACGATCCACCGCCGAAGCGTTTCCCGGCCTGGCCCACACCGCGGCCCTAGTGCGGCTAGTGCTCTAA
- the moeB1 gene encoding adenylyltransferase/sulfurtransferase MoeZ (molybdenum cofactor biosynthesis protein MoeB; MPT-synthase sulfurylase (molybdopterin synthase sulphurylase)) — protein sequence MSTSLPPLVEPASALSREEVARYSRHLIIPDLGVDGQKRLKNARVLVIGAGGLGAPTLLYLAAAGVGTIGIVDFDVVDESNLQRQVIHGVADVGRSKAQSARDSIVAINPLIRVRLHELRLAPSNAVDLFKQYDLILDGTDNFATRYLVNDAAVLAGKPYVWGSIYRFEGQASVFWEDAPDGLGVNYRDLYPEPPPPGMVPSCAEGGVLGIICASVASVMGTEAIKLITGIGETLLGRLLVYDALEMSYRTITIRKDPSTPKITELVDYEQFCGVVADDAAQAAKGSTITPRELRDWLDSGRKLALIDVRDPVEWDIVHIDGAQLIPKSLINSGEGLAKLPQDRTAVLYCKTGVRSAEALAAVKKAGFSDAVHLQGGIVAWAKQMQPDMVMY from the coding sequence GTGTCGACATCCTTGCCGCCACTAGTTGAGCCAGCATCCGCGCTCAGCCGTGAAGAGGTAGCTCGCTACAGCCGCCATCTCATCATTCCTGACCTGGGTGTTGACGGGCAGAAGAGGCTCAAGAACGCGCGAGTACTGGTGATCGGCGCCGGCGGGCTCGGAGCGCCCACGTTATTGTATCTGGCCGCCGCCGGCGTCGGCACCATCGGCATCGTCGACTTCGATGTGGTTGACGAGTCGAACCTGCAGCGCCAGGTCATCCATGGGGTAGCTGACGTCGGGCGCTCCAAGGCTCAGTCGGCGCGCGATTCGATTGTCGCGATCAACCCGCTGATCCGGGTGCGACTACACGAGCTGCGGCTTGCGCCGAGCAACGCCGTCGACCTGTTCAAGCAGTACGACCTGATCTTGGATGGCACCGACAACTTCGCCACCCGGTATCTGGTCAACGACGCCGCGGTGCTGGCTGGCAAGCCGTACGTGTGGGGGTCGATTTACCGCTTCGAGGGCCAGGCATCGGTGTTTTGGGAGGACGCCCCCGACGGGTTGGGTGTCAACTACCGCGACCTGTATCCCGAGCCGCCGCCGCCGGGCATGGTGCCGTCCTGTGCTGAAGGCGGGGTGCTGGGCATTATCTGTGCCTCGGTCGCATCGGTGATGGGCACTGAGGCGATCAAGCTGATCACCGGGATAGGTGAAACACTGCTTGGCCGGTTGCTGGTGTACGACGCGCTGGAGATGAGCTATCGCACGATCACCATCCGCAAGGACCCATCGACACCGAAGATCACCGAGCTGGTCGACTACGAACAGTTCTGCGGCGTGGTTGCTGACGATGCCGCCCAGGCGGCCAAAGGTTCCACCATCACGCCGCGCGAGCTGCGCGACTGGCTGGACTCCGGCCGTAAGCTGGCACTGATCGACGTTCGCGATCCCGTGGAGTGGGACATCGTGCATATCGACGGAGCCCAACTGATTCCGAAATCGTTGATCAACTCGGGTGAGGGTCTGGCCAAGCTCCCCCAGGACCGCACCGCCGTGCTGTACTGCAAGACGGGCGTGCGCTCGGCCGAGGCATTGGCTGCGGTCAAGAAAGCCGGTTTCTCCGACGCGGTACACCTGCAGGGTGGGATCGTCGCGTGGGCCAAGCAGATGCAGCCCGACATGGTGATGTACTAG